Genomic window (Rhododendron vialii isolate Sample 1 chromosome 4a, ASM3025357v1):
CCCCCAATCTTTGTCACTAGAGACAGCCCTAACGCGCTGCGTAGCCATGTCATGGAGATAGCCGGAGGGACCGATGTCGCAGAGAGCATCGCCCAATATGCCCGGAGGCGTCAACGAGGGGTTTGCGTTCTGAGCGGAAGCGGTTCGGTCGCCAACGTGACACTGAGGCAGCCGGCCGCGCCAGGCGCTGTGATGGCACTTCACGGAAGGTTTGAGATTCTTTCATTGACAGGGACATTTCTGCCTGGACCATCCCCACCTGGTTCCACTGGCCTAACTATTTACCTGGCAGGCGGGCAGGGGCAAGTGGTGGGGGGAAGTGTGGTCGGTTCACTGGTGGCGGCAGGACCAGTCATGATCATTGCCGCCACATTTTCTAATGCTACCTATGAGAGGCTGCCTCTAGAGGATGACGATGATGTTGGTAGCGCTGGGCAGGGTGAGCTGCCCAGCGCCACGGGAAGTGGCGGGGGACCACAACAACACGGTCTCCCTGAGCCTTCTTCTCTTCCAACTTACAATTTGACACCAAATCTATTGCCTAATGGGGGGCAACTTAATCATGATCCATACAATTGGAATCATGCCAGGCCTCCTTATTGAAGGGGGCAAGACCTAGAGATCAGACAGTACTGTAACCTTAACAATGTTCAATAAGCAAAAGGGGAGAAAGGGTTTAGCCTCATGAATCCTTAATGGTGTTGTATTGATAGGTATTTAGGAATAGCAAATTCTAGAGGACAAAGCTTATTCCTATGTAAATTAGGCTTCTTTTGTGTTGTTTCCTTTAagtttgcaataaaaaaaaGCCCCAGGTTTGCTTACTTTGATTACTTCTTAATTTGTGTAAACTTTTTATATGCAATTAGTAACAATTTAGTATTTGCACTAAGCTTCGTCTGCGGTTTGCCAAAGGTGAGCTTTGTTTTTAATGATTGTTTTAGAACATATATGCAATTCCCTACAATTTAGTCCTTCGCATTTCTGGGTGTTAATCCTGGCCCAACGATTGGGTAGCTGCACTTCGATGATGCAGTAAAGTTAAAAGTTCCATTCCTGTGGATTGACAAGAATTTCTACGTGGGGAGGTATAGAGAACTCTAATGTCATTGGACAAAATTTAAGTTTGTTATCTTCTAGTGAGAAGCAAATGGTTTTGGGTAGGGGGGAATTTCTGACATGACATGAGAATACGACACGAAATTAGTAGGTTAGAGTTAGCTATTTTTGACACAGAACACGAATATGGCACAACAGGATAAcatgaaaagctaaacaggcCGGGTTAGGATTGAGAGAATATATACACGAACATGAGAAGACACGATACGAACAGGAGATGACACGACGCGGGCTGGGAATTTATGAAAGGAGAGGATAATACTACACGAATTGGACACGAAGTTAGCAGGTTAGGGTCGGCTATTTCTGACACAGAACACAAATAAAACACGACACGATGacacaaaaagctaaacaaggTCGGGTTAGGATTGAAAGAATTCCAACACGAACACgagatgacacgacacgatgcACAACCCTAGTTCTGGGCAAGTTGTAATGAgggtatatgtttttttttttctgtttcatgtATAGTCTTCACTCTTAAGAATCAAATCTGTTGACCTTGTTTCAGTTTTGGTAACATGTTAGTATTATATGAAACTGGTCGAAAACTAGGGTTTGCTTTCATAAGATTGCAGAGGGAAAATggtttcttccttcttcttttttatattgGCTTTTCTATGGGTTTCTTGATTTCACCGTCAAGTCTTTGTCATGGTTTCAACTATGGGAAGCATCTTTGAAGGTTCATAGTTTCGACTATAGTCGTAGCAGTCACATAGTGGCAGTAGCTGCCAGAAAGCGgtcaagaaaatcaaatacaCAGCGATACATATCGACATAAAGCGGGCAAGAAAATCGAATACACAGCAATACATATCGACATAAAGCGggcaagaaaatcaaatacaCAGCAATACATATCGACATAAAGCGggcaagaaaatcaaatacaCAGCAATACATATCGAACAATCGGTCGATATGGGTACATGTGAGTTTTTCGGAAGGAAATGCTAATGACCGTTGTGGCAGCAATGACTTGGCATCTAGAAGAGTTTAATTACTACAGAAATCTTGATGAATGTAAaccttccctctctctttttcactttctattatttatttatttatagataAGCTAAATACGACCAGTCTTCTCTGTACCCGTTCCGTtatggtttttaatttttaagtacttattttctgctttacgaGACCGgtcattttttcacaatacattatttttaatttaaaaaataagtattcatTTTGCTTAGCGAAACAGGGCCAGCATTGGCACAAGTCCCAATACctaattgaataaaaatgagTATGCATACGACTTTCATGGTCTTCATTTTCGTCTCgtaatcgcaaatgttttcttGGGGAGGGCTGCCGACTCTAAGTCTGAGGTTTTCCCAGGGAAGGGTCTTGACTCttgccctttgttttttttatcgatGGGCAAAAATATTATTGTTAACTCGATAAGCGTATATcgagaaaagcaaaaaagaaaaaacacctaGCTACAACATGATGTTGATGCATGATGCATGGGTTTTCCTAGGGAGGTCACTTTAACGTTCTCGTTAGCTAGAAATGCCAAAATGAGGAATGATAAAGGTATTCGAACGATTTGTGAAAGCTAGTTAGATCTATTACTATCATCATTTTCACAAtctcaaaaggaaaagaaaatctaCTCGTACTTATTGATGCGAAGTTGGAATTATCCAATGGTTATTTTTGTAACGCCACCGTTGAGTACGTAGTACTACAGTTATTTGCAACGCCTTCTTAAATGAGTGTATGTCCATGTATGTGTGAATCCTACCCTATGTGAAATAAGTGttacaaataatttttgcatCTAATTTTTCCGAAATAAATTGATTAAAGTGCCTGTCAATCTTGCAAAGAGTTTTCTGCCCACCGTAGAAACGAGTTTTTCTATCGAACTTTGGTGGAAGGGGAGAATTCTACAATAAACATCtcggtttattttattttatttagctaAGCGAAGAggatttattaatctttataaacaTCCCTATTAAGATGTGTCCGGTGTACATTCCTTTGAATCGCTTtggattcgtaacattttctatagatattcataatattttgtatataaaattcattacatttGCATAAAACTTTATAATATTTGTGTCAAAACTCCTAAATCTATTAAAAATCTCATAAAACGCGAAATTCTGTATGTTTCAAACAAATAATGTGGGCCAAAATATTAGCTAATTAAGTTAATACGTGTTCTTTCCAAAAAGATAAGCAAATAAATTCCGTAAAGAGAATGATGTTTTATATTCTTGTAGATTTTCATGGGTAAGTCATATATATACAACTTGAGTTTACCTACGTTTTGTCAAAGGTAATTGGTaggttaaaaatatttttaaattaattttctGAATTAAGAATACATCTTTActtgatttttaaaataagaatacttttaaaaagataaaaggTTAATAGTGAACACATGTTATAAAATACAACGACCCTAGGCTGCCTTTAATGTTTAATAAAGCAACATGAAGGATGAGTTCTTGTAAACTTTCTTCGTTTTATGTGTATTGTtcgtttttttgaatttcttttttcagGTTTGCATTATAGTTTTTGGGTTGATCATCcgtctcaacaagaggaatttgaaaagtagtaaaaaaattatgaccaaaagcaaaaaaaaaaaaaaatcactaaggcgaaaaaagtatcaaattgCTGGGGTTTTTTTGTGTGTCTAAAAcgtcgtcttatatgaatttttttcaatatcggTCCACATTTTTCCACTTTTCCAATTCGTCTCGTCGAAATGAATTAATGCCAGATATTCATACTTGATTTAATTTACACttgcaatacattgcattagtTACATGGAAAATGTAAACTTCCGCCCAATAAGCGGAAGATAAATGTGTACAAAGTATATCAatatctggaaaaaaaatgtattgatattcaaaaaaagtttattgATATCCGTAAAATGTGTATCAATATCCAAATTTGTTTGTCATTATATGCTTATTATCCTCTGCCTAATAGGCAAAAATTAGCAAGACTGTAATTGCATTGCCATCAACAGCTATCGTTAGTTTAGGGTAAATAAACAACATTAAAAGATCATTGATTGGGGTTCTGATTGTTTCCGGTAGTACCCCTATACTGAAATCGGACTTTTTATATATGCTATGTTTTAGACAACTttaaagtaataaaataatgggaaaaattacaaaaaactaTAATCGAAGAATGTGATGAGCACTGCCCACTATTATTATGCTCAACCTTGAGGTCAATAAACAATCCTCATTACAGAAAAATTCCTTATAATTGTAAATTTATCCCATAGAATATTAgtcataaattattttttatatatccTGTAGTTCGAACATAAACCTTGAGATTAAATCTAAAAAACCAGACTCCATAACCAAtaaacgacaaaaaaaaaaagaaaagtattttcttccacttcaaaaaagaaaacactcttcgagttttaataaatgtTTCTTtcgctgagaaaaaaaaaaaaaaaagaaaacactctTCGATCTTTtggaaataagaaaaaaaaaaaaaaagagggaaaaaaaaagacttgaaaCAAGGGTAGTTTCATCAATATAAATATCTACTTTTTATCTACTAATGAAAGTAGTTGGAGAACCTCATCGTTTACCAATGAATTTAATTTTCCTTACAAGCCAAAACGATGTTTACCAGCTTCGATCTTAGGTTATTTAATATGCTTAACCTTGTACCCCAGGGACAACGGTTAGCATTTGCCATTTATTATTGCGTTGTGTCTCTCTAGATATATCCATATGTATCTATATAATCTACATTGATCCAAATCAACAGTTAACTTTTTCTATCCCGGTGTTCCAGTGTAATTTAGACGTTGGCATGGGTCGCATGAAAATCTTGAAATATGACAAAATTTTCATGCGATCTAGATTTTTCACCGATATGGGAAAAAATTtggaacatatatatatatatatatatatatatatatatatatatatatatatatatatatatatatatatatatatataggcttaATTTGAGAGGGTAGCATTTTGAGGGTTAAAGTTATGCAAACAACcactctaaaagaagaagtaggaTTGCATGCATGGGAGCAAGTTTATTGTATGATGATGAGAACAGAAATTCTGGAAAAACATAGTCTAATTAATTCAAAATATTAATAaggaattaattaattaagtgaTTCTCAATAACTAGATGAGACTTAATCTGTATGGTTAACAACAGAGAAGGGTATAACTGGTCTACAATACATCATTAAACATAGAATTATGGAACAAGTTTTTTAATagggaaagaggaaaaaatataACATGCGAAAAATTTAGGCCCAACCTAGCCTAATTGGTTAGGTCAATTTACTTCGCTGAAAGGTAGCAAAATTGTCGGACCCTTTAGTTAGGTTTAAGTCTGACGAGAGAGTACTATTCTACGACTCGCAATTCGTTTATTTTCATACCGCGTGACGCATTTACTATCTATTATTTGATTAACTAATCCTTTATATTTGATTCGGTAAAGAGTTAAATGGTTTGGCAATTGTATTGGTATTAGAGAAAAGTCCAAATATAAAGAAATAGTGATAACTTATCaggaaataatatttaaaaagtgAAGAAATTAAAGAATACTAAAG
Coding sequences:
- the LOC131324144 gene encoding AT-hook motif nuclear-localized protein 20-like, with the translated sequence MANRWWTGVQVGLPGIDPATSSPKQDLEISMNQKASNNSIRDDDEEDEDRDNRDELNEGAVVEPGSRRPRGRPPGSKNKPKPPIFVTRDSPNALRSHVMEIAGGTDVAESIAQYARRRQRGVCVLSGSGSVANVTLRQPAAPGAVMALHGRFEILSLTGTFLPGPSPPGSTGLTIYLAGGQGQVVGGSVVGSLVAAGPVMIIAATFSNATYERLPLEDDDDVGSAGQGELPSATGSGGGPQQHGLPEPSSLPTYNLTPNLLPNGGQLNHDPYNWNHARPPY